Sequence from the Penaeus vannamei isolate JL-2024 chromosome 41, ASM4276789v1, whole genome shotgun sequence genome:
GAAATTCCAGAAGATAAGATCGGCTGTTTACCGCCAAATTTGTTCGCctccgtacatacacacacagtcacacgttcATTAACCTCCCTACTGACTATTAATATGAGCGATTTCGAATTAATTTTCTTCATGTTCAGAACCCTAATTGTTAAGTTTGAGGATGCCTCCAACGCGCTCGTGTTCACCGAGTTGGGTGTCTAGGAGATCAAACCCAGGAGGCACTTCGTcatgacgaagacgacgacgctcCTGAGGTGGAATTTGAAGAGATTGAACGGCGATAGACTGGCCGGAAAAGAGGCCAAGGTCGCTCTCCCCAGAAAGTTTGGACTACCTGGCAGCTAAGCGCACTTGAAAATATATCTAAAAGGGCCCAAGTACGTCGACAAGTGGCCACGTCCAGCCGAAGCGGAGGTCAGCCAAGAGCAGGTCCTCGGGGGGGTGAGCGTCCAGTTCCGAAGTGGTTGTGCTCACGTAGCCAACCTGTTCATTAGTACCGAGATGTAGGAACTGGAGGCATCCGCTGGCATTCATGAAAGATTTGAACAGGAAAACAACTTACTCGATGAAACTCTTGAGTTAGAAGGTGAAGtcagccaaggaacctgccaagtcggtcCCTAAGAAACCCAGGCTTTATCCTCAAAGACGGAGAACGAAGACTGTCCACAGGAAGCCCTGGTTGAAGGGCTTCCTCTGGATGTTGATGGCCAGGTTGAAAGTGCTAACCTGTGGACTCCGTTAGTTcacagaagaaaacagaaaaaatataaaatagaaagaagggggaggcggctaagaaggaaaaatagataattcATGACCCCCGAAACGCCATCCTCGGAAGAGTCTGAGTGGGAAGCTTGGGAAGATGCTCGAGAGGCTTCTTCAGAAGAGGAATATTACGATACTGAAGAATACTCAGCAGAGGAATATTACGATGCTGAAGAAGACTTAGAAGAGGAATTTTGCGATGCTGAAGAAGACTTAGAAGAGGAATTTTGCGATGCTGAAGAAGACTTAGAAGAAGAGGAATTTTGCGATGCTGAAGAAGACTTAGAAGAGGAATTTTGCGATGCTGAAGAAGACTTAGAAGAAGAGGAATTTTGCGATGCTGAAGAAGACTTAGAAGAGGAATTTTGCGATGCTGAAGAGGACTCAGAAGAGGACTCCTAATATTGGGAAGATGCTCCTGCGATACAGGAGCcagaaaggaataggaaaaactATTGCAAATTACTATtaggtttcatttttatttctattacatcCTTTGCATTCAGCATCATCATCCCCCGTGGCTCCATGAGACATTTTGCGCATGATCTATCGCCCGTAACTTAGATTTCAACTTCAGTGCCCTAAGGCTATTATTAGTGGCACACTGATACTTACTTGTTCTATGGTGCTCCACCTGCGCCGATCACCTTTTACCCTGTGGAGGAAACAGAAAACGCCGAGAAAATAAACAcggcccaagagcccgagaaggagacccaggaagcccaagagcccgagaaggagacccaggaagtcgcccaagagcccgagaaggagatccaggaagtcaccctagagtcccagaaggagacccaggaagtcgcccaagagcccgagaaggagacccaagaagcccaagagaaggagacccaggaagcccaagagtccgagaaggagacccaggaagtcgcccaagagcccgagaaggagatccaggaagtcaccctagagtcccagaaggagacccaggaagtcgcccaagagcccgacaaggagatccaggaagtcaccctagagtcccagaaggagacccaggaagtcgcccaagagcccgagaaggagacccaagaagcccaagagaaggagacccaggaagcccaagagtccgagaaggagacccaggaagtcgcccaagagcccgacaaggagatccaggaagtcaccctagagtcccagaaggagacccaggaagtcgcccaagagcccgacaaggagacccaggaagtcaccctagagtcccagaaggagacccaggaagtcgcccaagaagcccaagagaaggagacccaagaagcccaagagaaggagacccaagaagcccaagagaaggagacccaggaagtcgcccaagagaccgacaaggaagtcaccctagagtcccagaaggagacccaggaagtcgcccaagagcccgagaaggagacccaggaagcccaagagtcccagaaggagacccaggaagtcgcccttgaggccgagaaggagatccaggaagtcttcCTTGaggtcgagaaggagatccaggaagtcatccttgaggtcgagaaggagatccaggaattccTTGAATACGAGGAGATCCAGGAATTCcttgagaccgagaaggagatccaggaagcccttgagaccgagaaggagacccaggaagtcaccctagagtcccagaaggagacccaggaagtcaccctagagtcccagaaggagacccaggaagtcaccctagagtcccagaaggagacccaggaagtcaccctagagtcccagaaggagacccaggaagtcaccctagagtcccagaaggagacccaggaagtcaccctagagtcccagaaggagacccaggaagtcaccctagagtcccagaaggagacccaggaagtcaccctagagtcccagaaggagacccaggaa
This genomic interval carries:
- the LOC138860427 gene encoding coiled-coil domain-containing glutamate-rich protein 1-like — encoded protein: MTPETPSSEESEWEAWEDAREASSEEEYYDTEEYSAEEYYDAEEDLEEEFCDAEEDLEEEFCDAEEDLEEEEFCDAEEDLEEEFCDAEEDLEEEEFCDAEEDLEEEFCDAEEDSEEDS